One Rhizobiales bacterium GAS188 DNA window includes the following coding sequences:
- a CDS encoding 2-dehydro-3-deoxyglucarate aldolase/4-hydroxy-2-oxoheptanedioate aldolase, with protein MFVPKRSSLRYRIDRGDRLGVIWLSLGSVALTEIAARARPDAIVLDLQHGLWDRQGMEAAIGVVPSEIPVMARVAENTPLAIGQALDAGAEGVIVPLVETGKQAARAVKASRYPPLGERSGGGARPLADYVDYHGAAERGIVVAVMIETARGMKNAKKIAATEGVDLVFIGTGDLALSLGTFPAIDARHEDACRDILAACRAHWTPCGIFTTSGDAAARRRAEGYRMVVIADDIGLAGRGFNAATAAYAASGVPALPAQAKAEPAKLPA; from the coding sequence ATGTTCGTTCCTAAGCGCTCCAGCTTGCGCTACCGCATCGACCGGGGCGATCGCCTCGGCGTGATCTGGCTGTCTTTGGGCTCGGTGGCGCTCACCGAGATCGCGGCGCGGGCGCGCCCGGATGCCATCGTGCTCGACCTGCAGCATGGGCTGTGGGACCGGCAGGGGATGGAGGCCGCGATCGGCGTCGTCCCGTCGGAGATCCCGGTCATGGCCCGCGTTGCCGAGAACACCCCGCTCGCCATCGGCCAGGCGCTCGATGCCGGCGCCGAGGGCGTCATCGTGCCGCTGGTGGAGACGGGCAAGCAGGCGGCGCGCGCCGTGAAGGCGTCGCGCTATCCCCCGCTTGGGGAGCGCTCGGGCGGCGGGGCGCGCCCGCTCGCCGATTATGTGGATTATCACGGGGCGGCCGAGCGCGGCATCGTGGTCGCGGTGATGATCGAGACCGCAAGGGGCATGAAGAACGCCAAGAAGATCGCGGCGACCGAAGGCGTCGATCTGGTCTTCATCGGCACCGGCGACCTCGCGCTCTCGCTCGGCACCTTCCCCGCCATCGACGCGCGCCACGAGGATGCCTGCCGCGACATTCTCGCCGCCTGCCGGGCCCATTGGACGCCTTGCGGCATCTTCACGACCTCGGGGGACGCAGCTGCGAGACGACGCGCCGAGGGCTACCGCATGGTCGTGATCGCCGACGATATCGGCCTCGCCGGGCGCGGCTTCAATGCAGCGACCGCGGCGTATGCGGCGAGCGGCGTTCCCGCCTTGCCGGCTCAGGCGAAAGCCGAGCCTGCGAAGCTGCCGGCCTGA
- a CDS encoding voltage-gated potassium channel — MTVSRLSQLSPWIDMLVGVLDRQSMTLPARIYRRAEAALIVIGLLAMIAFTTQSLTPGEHLLASAVLIAVMVLFLVDALVRVALSRPITLRQKHRAAEAGDTPWAGTAWGALDVLTVLPMALVAPFSWTQTGAPLLASLWLLRFARYSGGGRMLATVILREREPILGVLLLFGIVLTGGAVLGFLAERHAQPEVFTSVGAALWWAITTLTTTGYGDMVPVTLFGRMIGGAVMIGGLGTISLLAGILATGFSAELKRTEFLRSWDMISKVSFFENAGAATIADVAALLRPRDFPARSVVTRRGQPGDCMYFIVDGEVEILIEPKSVRLGSGAFFGEIAILTGAPRNATIVTTKATQLLTLDIADFRALAASRPELTDLIRREAELRLGKGPQ, encoded by the coding sequence ATGACCGTGAGCCGATTGTCGCAGTTATCGCCTTGGATCGACATGCTGGTCGGGGTGCTCGACCGGCAATCGATGACGTTGCCGGCCCGCATCTACCGGCGCGCCGAGGCGGCGCTCATCGTGATCGGCCTGCTCGCCATGATCGCCTTCACGACGCAGAGCCTCACGCCGGGCGAGCATCTTCTCGCCTCGGCGGTGCTGATCGCGGTGATGGTGCTGTTCCTCGTCGATGCGCTGGTGCGCGTCGCCCTGTCGCGCCCCATCACCTTGCGGCAGAAGCACCGGGCCGCGGAGGCCGGCGACACCCCCTGGGCCGGCACCGCCTGGGGAGCGCTCGACGTACTCACCGTCTTGCCGATGGCGCTCGTGGCACCGTTCTCCTGGACGCAGACCGGCGCCCCGCTGCTCGCTTCGCTATGGCTGCTGCGCTTCGCGCGCTATTCGGGCGGCGGGCGCATGCTGGCGACCGTGATCCTGCGTGAACGCGAGCCTATCCTCGGCGTGCTTCTGCTGTTCGGGATCGTGCTCACGGGCGGGGCGGTGCTCGGCTTCCTGGCCGAGCGGCACGCCCAGCCCGAGGTCTTCACCAGCGTCGGCGCGGCGCTGTGGTGGGCGATCACCACGCTGACCACCACCGGCTATGGCGACATGGTCCCCGTGACCTTGTTCGGGCGCATGATCGGCGGGGCGGTGATGATCGGCGGCCTCGGCACGATCAGTCTTCTCGCCGGTATCCTGGCGACCGGCTTCTCGGCCGAATTGAAGCGCACCGAGTTCCTGCGCAGCTGGGACATGATCTCGAAAGTGTCCTTCTTCGAGAATGCGGGAGCAGCGACCATCGCCGATGTCGCGGCCTTGCTGCGGCCGCGCGACTTCCCGGCGCGCTCGGTGGTGACGCGGCGCGGCCAGCCCGGCGATTGCATGTATTTCATCGTCGACGGCGAGGTCGAGATCCTGATCGAGCCGAAGTCGGTACGCCTGGGCTCGGGCGCGTTCTTCGGCGAGATCGCCATTCTCACAGGTGCGCCGCGCAACGCCACCATCGTGACCACCAAGGCGACGCAGCTCCTGACCCTCGACATCGCCGATTTCCGGGCGCTGGCGGCGAGCCGCCCCGAGCTCACCGACCTCATCCGCAGGGAGGCCGAGCTGAGGCTCGGCAAAGGCCCGCAATAG
- a CDS encoding Kynurenine formamidase, with the protein MATDILEKLAKQIAKRKIRIVDLTQTLKPSTPVIQLPPPFAQSNAFSISQISHYDEKGPGWYWNNISCGEHTGTHFDAPIHWVTGKDYADGSTDTIDVQRFVAPACVIDCSKEAAKDEKFLLTPKHILAWEKKHGKIPKGHWVLMRTDWSKRDDPSAFLNMKEDGPHVPGPNVEAIRFLTQERDVNGFGVEAVGTDAGQAHSFEPPFPSHNMMHGSNRFGLASLCNLDQLPATGSVIFTAPLKIEHGSGSPLRVLALVAEE; encoded by the coding sequence ATGGCCACGGACATTCTCGAAAAACTCGCCAAGCAGATCGCGAAGCGCAAGATCCGCATCGTCGATCTGACCCAGACCTTGAAGCCGTCGACCCCGGTGATCCAGCTTCCACCGCCCTTCGCCCAATCGAATGCGTTCTCGATCTCGCAAATCTCCCACTATGACGAAAAGGGACCTGGCTGGTACTGGAACAACATCTCTTGCGGCGAGCACACCGGGACCCATTTCGACGCCCCGATCCATTGGGTGACCGGCAAGGATTATGCCGACGGTTCGACCGACACGATCGACGTGCAGCGCTTCGTGGCGCCGGCCTGCGTCATCGACTGCTCGAAGGAAGCGGCGAAGGACGAGAAGTTCCTGCTGACGCCGAAGCACATCCTCGCCTGGGAGAAGAAGCACGGCAAGATCCCGAAAGGTCATTGGGTGCTGATGCGCACCGATTGGTCGAAGCGTGACGATCCGTCGGCCTTCCTCAACATGAAGGAGGACGGCCCGCATGTGCCTGGCCCCAATGTCGAGGCGATCCGCTTCCTGACGCAGGAGCGCGACGTCAACGGTTTTGGCGTCGAGGCGGTCGGCACGGATGCCGGGCAAGCGCATAGCTTCGAGCCGCCCTTCCCGTCCCACAACATGATGCATGGGTCGAACCGCTTCGGCCTCGCGAGCCTGTGCAATCTCGATCAGCTGCCTGCGACCGGATCGGTGATCTTCACTGCGCCCTTGAAGATCGAGCACGGCTCGGGAAGCCCGTTGCGCGTGCTGGCGCTCGTCGCCGAGGAATAA
- a CDS encoding Na+/proline symporter: MIASWTVILSALVYLCFLFVVAQYGDRGGRSWLSGRPRATIYALGLSVYCTSWTIYGSVDFAAINGIAFLGIYVGPALVFLFGTRLLTRIARIAKSQNSTSIADLIAARYGKNELVAAAVALIALIAVIPYIALQLKAVSASLTAVLTSLEGGSAAGPLLIFGDLSLIVALVLSGFAVAFGTRHIDATEHQDGLMLAIAMEAIVKLVAFLIVGVVIVAPDLLDRLPQAAAAASAASFNPWRLSDPVSFLTMAGLSVAAILLLPRQFHVTVVENRNLGDIRRSSWMFPLYLVLINLLVVPIAMAGLPLLPKAPSDNAMLLLAVPLQRGETLTALIAFIGGLSASTAMVIVDSIAVAIMISNHLAVPLVLRLTFLRQRLLREPGRQSFAEAPARDMTGFILSVRRVAIITVVLLGYLYFRGARGEALATIGLLSFAAIAQILPTFLGAMFWRRANARGALVALLIGSAIWTYTLLLPTFAGTRRGLDALIAHGPWGLGFLRPEHLFGLELPSLAHGVFWSLAANAVALIVFSLSRAPTVMERAQAGVFLDRGRDRGVPLFARRGVVSVADLRDTLSRYLGPDRAARAFDAFLADRGGEAALDAQADAELIRRVEHLLSSAIGAASARLVLALLTRRQAVSSRDALQLLGDTSAALQQDRDLLQHALDHVRQGITVIDKDRCLLAWNTAWLELYQLPDGLLKPGVKLDEIVRFNARRGLYGEGDEEAFVAQRVRSFFDRIDPVRLRLYPSRAVIEVRSNPLPDGGVVTTYTDVTASVAAEEKLAIANETLEGRVKERTSELERLNAELIRAKAFAEEANASKTRFLAAASHDILQPLNAARLYASAFAERPRAAGAAELASHVDGSLEVVEGIISELLDIARFDAGAMRPEIVAVRLDDLLRQLEREYGPQAEGKGLRLIRSPSSLVVSTDRLLLRRLLQNLVSNAIKYTRSGGVLVGARRRGAQVRIEVWDTGVGIPQGQQSAIFEEFKRLPEGASQAQGVGLGLSIVRRIADLLTAPLTIRSLPQRGSVFSISLPATSEPPQSLPQRRFAVRGGGGYAGLRILVIDNEPAILSGMRILLEGWGCVCLTAAHAREALALIADGEPPHFVIADYHLDEADGIAAIETLRGRFGQALPAILITADRDMGLKRRAADADIDLLHKPLKPASLRALLTRKAALAAAE, translated from the coding sequence ATGATCGCCAGCTGGACGGTCATCCTGTCGGCGCTCGTCTATCTGTGCTTCCTGTTCGTGGTCGCCCAATATGGCGATCGCGGCGGCAGGTCCTGGCTGTCGGGACGACCGCGCGCCACCATCTATGCGCTGGGCCTCAGCGTCTATTGCACCTCCTGGACGATCTACGGTTCGGTCGATTTCGCCGCCATCAACGGCATCGCCTTTCTCGGCATCTATGTCGGCCCGGCCCTCGTCTTCCTGTTCGGCACGCGCTTGCTCACCCGCATCGCGCGCATCGCCAAATCGCAGAACTCGACCTCGATCGCCGATCTGATCGCCGCCCGCTACGGCAAGAACGAGTTGGTCGCCGCGGCCGTCGCGCTCATCGCCTTGATCGCCGTGATCCCCTACATCGCCTTGCAGCTCAAGGCGGTGTCCGCCTCGCTGACGGCCGTGCTGACCAGCCTCGAGGGCGGCTCGGCAGCGGGTCCGCTTCTGATCTTCGGGGATTTGTCGCTCATCGTCGCGCTGGTGCTGTCGGGCTTCGCGGTCGCCTTCGGCACCCGCCATATCGACGCCACCGAGCATCAGGATGGGTTGATGCTGGCGATCGCCATGGAAGCGATCGTCAAGCTCGTGGCCTTCCTGATCGTCGGCGTGGTGATCGTCGCCCCCGATCTCCTCGATCGCCTGCCGCAAGCAGCCGCGGCCGCCTCCGCTGCCTCTTTCAATCCCTGGCGGCTGAGCGATCCGGTGAGCTTCCTGACCATGGCGGGCCTGTCGGTCGCGGCCATCCTGCTGCTGCCGCGGCAATTCCACGTGACCGTGGTCGAGAACCGCAATCTCGGAGATATCCGTCGCTCGTCCTGGATGTTCCCGCTCTATCTCGTCCTCATCAACCTGCTGGTCGTGCCGATCGCCATGGCGGGGCTGCCGCTGCTGCCGAAAGCCCCCTCCGACAACGCCATGCTGTTGCTCGCCGTGCCGCTGCAGCGGGGCGAGACCTTGACGGCGCTGATCGCCTTCATCGGCGGCCTGTCGGCCTCGACCGCCATGGTCATCGTCGATTCGATCGCGGTCGCCATCATGATCTCGAACCATCTCGCCGTGCCGCTGGTGCTGCGCCTCACCTTCCTGCGCCAGCGCCTGTTGCGCGAGCCGGGACGGCAAAGCTTCGCCGAGGCGCCTGCGCGAGACATGACCGGCTTCATCCTGTCGGTGCGCCGCGTCGCCATCATCACCGTGGTGCTGCTCGGCTATCTCTATTTCCGTGGTGCGCGCGGCGAAGCGCTGGCGACGATCGGCCTGTTGTCCTTCGCGGCCATCGCCCAGATCCTGCCGACCTTTCTGGGCGCGATGTTCTGGCGGCGCGCCAATGCCCGGGGGGCGCTCGTCGCCCTCCTCATCGGCAGCGCCATCTGGACCTACACCTTGCTGCTCCCGACCTTCGCTGGAACGCGGCGTGGCCTCGATGCGCTCATCGCGCATGGGCCCTGGGGCCTGGGCTTCCTGCGCCCCGAGCACCTGTTCGGGCTCGAGCTGCCTTCGCTCGCGCATGGCGTGTTCTGGAGCCTCGCCGCGAATGCCGTTGCCCTCATCGTCTTCTCGCTCAGCCGCGCCCCGACCGTGATGGAACGCGCCCAGGCCGGCGTCTTCCTCGATCGCGGCCGGGACCGCGGCGTCCCGCTCTTCGCCCGGCGCGGCGTGGTCAGCGTGGCGGATTTGCGCGACACGCTCTCGCGCTATCTCGGCCCCGACCGTGCGGCGCGGGCCTTCGATGCCTTCCTGGCCGATCGCGGCGGGGAGGCCGCGCTCGATGCCCAGGCCGATGCCGAGCTCATCCGGCGCGTCGAGCATCTCCTCTCCTCGGCGATCGGGGCGGCCTCCGCGCGCCTCGTCCTCGCCTTGCTCACCCGCCGCCAGGCCGTTTCGAGCCGCGACGCGCTGCAGCTTCTCGGCGACACCTCGGCGGCGCTGCAGCAGGACCGCGATCTGTTGCAGCATGCGCTCGACCATGTGCGCCAAGGCATCACGGTGATCGACAAGGATCGCTGCCTGCTCGCCTGGAACACGGCTTGGCTGGAGCTCTACCAATTGCCGGATGGCCTGTTGAAGCCTGGCGTCAAGCTCGACGAGATCGTGCGCTTCAACGCCCGCCGCGGCCTCTATGGCGAGGGCGACGAGGAAGCCTTCGTCGCCCAGCGCGTGCGCAGCTTCTTCGACAGGATCGATCCGGTGCGGCTGCGCCTCTACCCCTCGCGGGCCGTGATCGAGGTGCGCTCCAACCCGCTTCCCGATGGCGGCGTGGTGACCACCTATACGGATGTGACAGCAAGCGTCGCGGCGGAAGAGAAGCTCGCCATCGCCAACGAGACGCTGGAGGGCAGGGTGAAGGAGCGCACCAGCGAACTGGAGCGCCTCAACGCCGAGCTCATTCGCGCCAAGGCCTTCGCCGAGGAGGCCAATGCTTCGAAGACGCGCTTCCTCGCGGCCGCGAGCCACGACATCCTGCAGCCGCTCAACGCCGCGCGGCTCTACGCCTCGGCCTTCGCCGAGCGCCCGCGCGCGGCCGGCGCCGCCGAGCTCGCGAGCCATGTGGACGGCTCGCTCGAGGTGGTCGAGGGCATCATCTCCGAGCTTCTCGACATTGCCCGCTTCGATGCCGGCGCCATGCGTCCCGAGATCGTCGCGGTGCGGCTCGACGATTTGCTGCGGCAGCTCGAACGGGAATACGGCCCGCAGGCTGAGGGGAAGGGCTTGCGGCTCATCCGGTCGCCATCGAGCCTGGTCGTCTCGACCGACCGGTTGCTGCTGCGACGCCTGTTGCAGAACCTCGTCTCGAACGCCATCAAATATACGCGCTCGGGCGGCGTGCTGGTCGGGGCGCGGCGGCGCGGCGCGCAAGTGCGCATCGAGGTCTGGGACACCGGCGTCGGCATCCCGCAAGGTCAGCAGAGCGCCATCTTCGAGGAGTTCAAGCGCCTGCCGGAAGGGGCGAGCCAGGCACAGGGGGTGGGGCTTGGCCTGTCCATCGTGCGCCGCATCGCCGATCTCCTGACGGCGCCGCTCACCATCCGCTCGCTGCCGCAGCGCGGCTCGGTGTTCTCGATCTCGCTGCCCGCGACCTCCGAGCCGCCGCAGAGCCTGCCGCAGCGGCGCTTCGCGGTGCGAGGCGGCGGCGGTTATGCCGGGTTGAGGATCCTGGTGATCGACAACGAGCCCGCCATCCTCTCCGGCATGCGCATCCTGCTCGAAGGTTGGGGCTGCGTCTGCCTGACGGCGGCCCATGCGCGCGAAGCCCTGGCGCTGATCGCGGATGGGGAGCCGCCCCATTTCGTCATCGCCGACTATCATCTCGACGAAGCCGACGGAATCGCGGCGATCGAGACATTGCGCGGCCGCTTCGGCCAGGCCTTGCCGGCGATCCTGATCACGGCGGATCGCGATATGGGCCTCAAGCGCCGGGCGGCGGATGCCGATATCGATCTCCTGCACAAGCCGCTGAAGCCCGCTTCCTTGCGGGCGCTCCTGACGCGCAAGGCGGCGCTCGCGGCGGCCGAATGA